The following coding sequences lie in one Fusarium poae strain DAOMC 252244 chromosome 1, whole genome shotgun sequence genomic window:
- a CDS encoding hypothetical protein (BUSCO:5462at5125) — MERPDRLAGSSVGSVSQASIPRSLPENHTSGRRPVPNSAATSNGPPPPPPIPSLRSVPSSSSLSTTSMSAAQVINLAREAMQNAIESESQAAEAGAVSTGLRTGVTIDLSRKGIQKLPDEVVDIVKGELERSSSKNSSSNTRPDADAYTVSRLALSHNQLTSLPARFSECTSLRYLNIRGNQIKEFPMPLCDLTSLEILDLGRNQLRILPADIARLSSLKVLSIPKNQIRELPICIADMGSLQVIKFEGNPISFPPRDAIQVQAASPPHEGVQKDNEVTEVAVTLQIKRYLKQYTINGRSESDNTGDESSEGAETPRFPLKRVASGRFPVKVQGADLPDIRSPNLGSRAPPIPSRSHYRGLSQQNTAFRRPGVMPLTIGNVNERVRSNSESLLRAERSDGRSRRMGIVSRKPSDLGTLDEMQVNNRFSHYRGLSHGSAMQGNQVSTKSPATPTEPYLARPIYVRRLSILPERRRESKIFDPVIETAKGILYSVFQIHPMIQALMGLTSDGSAKRSSLEIVFYNTNSHVEELEQELQKHENASAEPYDHSQRENENVHRACQTLVSAYGHVCTLLADNIGTFVDFGDARYIRSLLMSLYNSIMELRVTLSSVGAADVRRQGGPKGGSTGERTARPHAREPSATPTISRSNGARNRNGTLVHNPVNLRVTTDVPVPTPLSATYLNGNGRTATLTSATPRSGESFSSIGSRGMSSEFTEEDRQFERIFLALQRSTDLVMGTLPNFNAQLAGGLRNAMYQRTPEGVLQHWKGLIAMCTQVIQQTEILKNRLSKIKLKEPGVRTQASFWSLCSNFSHSWADMISQIKYGPNSVPLPPDTRARLRPIQQSIKETSNIIYKSPWHYLFHPSGAMNGQAYPRGMSPTSVPITPQSAALGPAMQATVPTTPQNSSFAAAFHGNVFDRADALMANPGISMGRNGGFGKGHMGFSSLSSLSSISSDEGILPTHGPLGPVPLRLNGGKVAF, encoded by the exons ATGGAGCGGCCAGACCGACTCGCCGGTTCGTCCGTCGGTTCTGTATCACAGGCTTCAATTCCACGAAGCTTGCCTGAAAATCACACATCTGGACGCCGTCCAGTTCCAAACTCAGCTGCCACATCCAACGgccctccgccgcctccTCCTATCCCTAGCCTTCGCAGCGTCCCATCCAGTTCATCTCTCTCAACCACTAGCATGTCGGCAGCCCAGGTTATCAATCTCGCGCGCGAGGCTATGCAAAATGCAATCGAAAGCGAAAGTCAAGCCGCAGAAGCCGGTGCTGTCAGCACAGGGCTCCGAACCGGAGTCACTATCGACCTAAGTCGTAAAGGCATCCAGAAGCTGCCAGATGAAGTTGTCGATATTGTGAAAGGCGAATTGGAACGTTCTTCGTCCAAAAACTCGTCCTCAAATACACGGCCAGATGCTGATGCTTATACGGTCTCCAGACTGGCATTGTCTCATAACCAACTGACGAGCTTGCCTGCTCGCTTTTCCGAATGCACATCACTACGATACCTCAACATCCGGGGTAACCAGATCAAGGAATTTCCTATGCCT TTGTGTGACCTGACATCTTTGGAaatccttgaccttggccgGAACCAACTTCGAATTCTTCCAGCAGATATTGCAAGACTCTCTTCATTGAAAGTGCTGTCTATACCCAAGAACCAAATACGAGAGCTACCCATATGCATTGCCGACATGGGATCGTTGCAGGTGATCAAGTTTGAAGGAAACCCTATCAGCTTTCCACCACGAGATGCAATTCAAGTACAAGCGGCGAGCCCTCCACACGAAGGTGTTCAAAAGGACAATGAAGTGACGGAGGTGGCGGTTACTTTGCAGATCAAGCGATACCTGAAGCAATACACTATTAATGGTCGATCCGAATCCGACAATACAGGAGATGAATCGAGCGAGGGTGCGGAAACCCCCCGGTTTCCCTTGAAGAGAGTGGCTAGTGGACGCTTTCCTGTCAAGGTCCAGGGCGCCGATTTGCCTGACATTCGTTCTCCCAATCTTGGATCACGAGCACCTCCGATACCCTCAAGATCGCATTATCGAGGGCTTTCGCAGCAAAACACTGCTTTTCGAAGACCTGGTGTTATGCCTCTGACAATCGGAAACGTCAATGAACGTGTTCGCAGCAACTCTGAAAGCCTGCTCCGAGCAGAAAGATCAGATGGTCGCAGCAGGCGTATGGGAATCGTCTCAAGAAAGCCTTCTGACCTCGGCACGCTTGACGAGATGCAGGTAAACAACCGCTTTAGCCATTATCGTGGTTTGAGTCATGGTTCTGCTATGCAAGGAAATCAAGTATCAACCAAGAGTCCGGCAACACCAACAGAACCCTACCTCGCACGCCCGATATACGTGAGGCGTCTTTCAATTCTCCCTGAACGACGCAGGGAGTCAAAGATATTTGACCCAGTCATTGAAACTGCCAAGGGAATCCTCTACTCAGTCTTCCAGATTCATCCCATGATCCAGGCGCTAATGGGCTTGACAAGTGACGGCTCAGCCAAGCGATCCAGTCTCGAAATAGTGTTCTACAACACCAACTCACATGTTGAAGAACTGGAGCAGGAGCTACAGAAACATGAAAACGCGTCGGCCGAGCCTTATGATCATTCTCAACGAGAAAACGAAAACGTGCACAGGGCATGCCAGACTCTAGTTAGCGCCTATGGCCATGTTTGCACACTTTTGGCCGATAACATTGGTACATTCGTGGACTTTGGAGATGCTCGATATATTCGGAGTCTGCTCATGTCCCTATACAACAGTATCATGGAACTGCGCGTCACTTTGTCATCTGTCGGTGCTGCTGATGTTCGTCGACAAGGCGGACCCAAGGGTGGTTCAACTGGCGAACGCACCGCCAGACCACATGCGCGAGAACCATCTGCAACTCCCACTATCAGCAGATCGAATGGGGCTCGCAACCGCAACGGTACTTTAGTTCACAATCCGGTTAATCTGCGCGTTACCACCGACGTTCCAGTGCCCACACCTCTTTCTGCAACATATCTCAATGGTAATGGGCGCACTGCTACTCTTACCTCGGCCACTCCTCGATCAGGAGAATCCTTCTCCTCAATTGGAAGTCGCGGGATGTCATCCGAGTTTACAGAAGAGGATCGACAGTTTGAACGGATTTTCCTGGCTCTGCAAAGATCTACTGATCTCGTTATGGGCACACTGCCCAACTTCAACGCCCAGCTGGCTGGTGGCTTACGAAATGCCATGTACCAGCGGACTCCTGAAGGTGTTCTCCAGCACTGGAAAGGATTAATTGCTATGTGTACTCAGGTCATCCAGCAGACAGAGATTCTCAAAAACAGACTGTCTAAGATCAAGTTGAAGGAGCCAGGCGTTCGGACGCAGGCAAGTTTCTGGAGTCTCTGCAGTAACTTCAGTCACTCGTGGGCAGACATGATTTCTCAGATCAAGTATGGGCCTAATAGTGTGCCACTCCCCCCTGACACTCGGGCACGTTTGCGACCGATTCAACAAAGTATCAAAGAGACAAGCAACATCATCTATAAATCACCTTGGCACTATCTGTTCCACCCTTCTGGTGCTATGAACGGACAGGCATACCCTCGCGGTATGTCACCTACGTCAGTTCCCATCACACCGCAGAGTGCCGCTTTGGGGCCTGCAATGCAGGCGACGGTTCCCACTACGCCCCAGAATAGTTCCTTCGCAGCAGCGTTCCATGGGAATGTTTTTGACCGAGCGGATGCTCTCATGGCTAACCCAGGTATCTCTATGGGCCGCAACGGTGGTTTTGGCAAAGGCCACATGGGCTTCAGCTCGCTATCTTCTTTATCTTCCATATCATCTGATGAAGGAATACTTCCCACTCACGGGCCACTCGGCCCAGTACCTCTTCGTCTCAATGGAGGCAAAGTCGCCTTTTAG
- a CDS encoding hypothetical protein (BUSCO:54528at5125): MSSAAASSQQPASSSAAATGSSSSSSSSLSPCPPTSPPPTIASPSVAHAHAHAQIPSAAQQSSPPSSHLQPTLPSAETQRHVAEARRAVVATLENMMDSELQWRASTLHSNAAVLNKQAQDVQRATDGLRRENVKLAREADAAAHKLKEIGNVQNWAEVLERDFLVLEETIRLANDDGSCSCSGCGSYSGSGSESGGEDEGERAMDLDNDADERGKGIEVNKTLSTDMEIDTENHAPGAFSDASRSMTEAESSVGRGAKGSDSASMSTMSR, from the coding sequence ATGTCATCTGCAGCGGCTTCTTCACAACAgccagcctcctcctcggccgcTGCGACAggttcctcgtcatcatcgtcttcttcgttaTCTCCCTGCCCGCCGACATCTCCTCCTCCCACAATCGCATCTCCGTCTGTCGCTCATGCTCATGCCCACGCGCAAATTCCATCGGCAGCGCAGCAATCGTCTCCTCCATCTTCGCACCTCCAGCCCACGCTCCCCTCGGCCGAGACGCAGCGCCATGTCGCCGAGGCTCGCCGCGCCGTCGTCGCAACGCTGGAGAACATGATGGATTCTGAGCTTCAGTGGCGCGCATCGACGCTGCACTCCAACGCCGCAGTGCTGAACAAGCAGGCTCAGGATGTACAGCGTGCGACAGACGGGCTACGCCGTGAGAACGTCAAGCTTGCGCGTGAGGCCGACGCTGCGGCGCACAAGCTCAAAGAAATTGGTAATGTACAGAACTGGGCCGAGGTGCTGGAGCGTGACTTTCTTGTCCTCGAGGAGACAATTAGGTTGGCAAACGACGATGGTAGCTGCAGCTGTAGTGGTTGTGGGAGCTACAGTGGGAGTGGGAGCGAGAGCGGAGGCGAGGATGAGGGTGAACGGGCCATGGATCTAGACAATGATGCCGATGAGAGGGGAAAGGGCATCGAAGTGAACAAGACGCTGAGTACCGATATGGAGATCGACACAGAGAATCATGCGCCGGGTGCATTTTCGGATGCTAGTCGGAGCATGACAGAAGCAGAGTCAAGTGTAGGGAGAGGCGCCAAAGGATCGGATTCAGCGTCCATGTCTACGATGTCACGATGA
- a CDS encoding hypothetical protein (TransMembrane:6 (i95-114o126-143i164-184o196-216i237-258o264-281i)~BUSCO:37948at5125): MASLRTLTITNRSPKQPIKNLPESIEVQPDTTVEDLKVLIAKETKLGDHNRIGVYDPTTKKTLKNRRARLVDEPAVVAAGEVLIKDMGHQIPWRTVFVVEYLGPLIFHALFVAARPLLYRNGDGDMSQTQWITFAMIMLHFVKREYETLFVHKFSANTMPWKNIFKNSFFYWAVSGVACAYSIYNPNSLAAKADMPAIDAVGVALYCFGEFMNALVHRYLSSLRSTGGTERKIPVGYGFNIVTCPNYLYEVLAWIGIIIVSRDWTVAVFISIGAAQMISWAKGKERAYRKEFGDRYKKKRFVIFPGLL; the protein is encoded by the exons ATGGCTTCTCTAAGGACTCTTACCATCACCAACCGCT CTCCGAAGCAACCCATCAAGAACCTCCCAGAGTCGATCGAGGTCCAACCCGACACCACCGTCGAGGATCTCAAGGTACTGATCGCAAAGGAGACCAAGCTCGGTGACCACAACCGTATTGGTGTCTATGATCCCACTACCAAGAAGACCCTCAAGAACCGCAGGGCTCGCCTCGTCGATGAGCCTGCCGTAGTTGCGGCCGGTGAGGTCCTCATCAAGGATATGG GCCACCAAATTCCTTGGAGAACCGTTTTCGTCGTCGAGTACTTGGGTCCCCTCATTTTCCATGCCCTTTTCGTCGCAGCCCGCCCACTTTTGTACCGCAATGGAGACGGCGACATGTCCCAGACCCAATGGATTACTTTCGCTATGATCATGCTACACTTCGTCAAGCGCGAGTATGAGACTCTCTTCGTCCATAAGTTCTCCGCCAACACAATGCCCTGGAAGAACATTTTCAAGAACAGCTTCTTCTACTGGGCCGTCTCTGGTGTTGCCTGCGCCTACTCCATCTATAACCCCAACTCGCTCGCTGCCAAGGCCGACATGCCTGCCATCGACGCTGTTGGAGTTGCTCTGTACTGCTTCGGCGAGTTCATGAACGCCCTTGTTCACCGATATCTCTCCTCTCTGCGATCCACTGGTGGTACTGAGCGCAAGATCCCTGTTGGCTACGGCTTCAACATCGTTACTTGCCCCAACTACTTGTACGAGGTACTTGCATGGATTGGAATCATCATTGTCAGCCGTGACTGGACTGTCGCTGTTTTCATCTCCATTGGTGCGGCGCAGATGATCAGCTGGGCCAAGGGCAAGGAGCGTGCCTACCGCAAGGAGTTCGGTGACCGATACAAGAAGAAGCGCTTTGTCATCTTCCCTGGTCTTCTGTAA
- the RPS8A gene encoding ribosomal protein S8A (BUSCO:50657at5125) translates to MGISRDSRHKRSASGAKRAYYRKKRAFEAGRQGANTRIGPKRIHTVRTRGGNHKYRALRLDSGNFAWGSEGLTRKTRVIAVAYHPSNNELVRTNTLTKSAVVQVDAAPFRQWYEAHYGQALGRRRQKAQAAKEGKTEEEVKKSNAVEKKQAARLSARGKVESAIEKQFEAGRLYAVVSSRPGQSGRVDGYILEGEELAFYQRKLHK, encoded by the exons ATGGGTATCTCGCGTGACTCTCGACACAAGCGCTCCGCCTCCGGTGCCAAGCGTGCCTACTACA GGAAGAAGCGCGCTTTCGAGGCTGGTCGCCAGGGTGCCAACACCCGTATTGGCCCCAAGCGCATCCACACCGTCCGAACCCGAGGTGGTAACCACAAGTACCGTGCCCTCCGTCTCGACTCCGGTAACTTCGCCTGGGGTTCCGAGGGCCTGACCCGCAAGACCCGTGTCATTGCCGTCGCCTACCACCCTTCCAACAACGAGTTGGTCCGAACCAACACCCTCACCAAGAGCGCCGTCGTCCAGGTTGATGCCGCTCCCTTCCGACAGTGGTACGAGGCCCACTACGGTCAGGCTCTTGGCCGAAGACGCCAGAAGGCCCAGGCCGCCAAGGAGGGCAAGACCGAGGAGGAGGTCAAGAAGTCCAACGCCgttgagaagaagcaggCTGCTCGTCTGTCTGCCCGCGGCAAGGTCGAGAGCGCCATCGAGAAGCAGTTCGAGGCCGGTCGATTGTACGCCGTTGTTTCCAGCCGACCCGGCCAGTCCGGCCGTGTCGATGGTTACATCCTGGAGGGTGAGGAGCTCGCTTTCTACCAGCGCAAGCTCCACAAGTAA
- a CDS encoding hypothetical protein (BUSCO:13619at5125), giving the protein MSQPQEVASPVIESHTGPDPVPEIKKQEKQETQDTGEKHDAPEVQGKKDIPETPDKQEIPVEMEDKPDKEETNEKPDERTERLETKLEEKLEDKFEDSSEDDSDDDTEKKQHQTVNERPEEKPEEKPEEKPEEKPEEKPEEKPSQTDTNIKRLSSGMESDDSVSASDADDKFEDAVAQSPTRSLTKRTISHVKAPSSSTEEQADRRSEESYTREDIQEPSFAKHKATASESGSIASSIQERQSRRKPSVASSRISSTLNLDNVSLDDDTPPSPLPKDLPPKPSSKTISLNSISLPSMPWSPAAEPAKSPVPPTATLAPSPPVPQPPPPPSRKLTSPFSWLSRSSSKEREPPLPPPPTGRRNTGGSIATLASNPEMMLSRLEEEKDGDSLTGDPVQRVTLQDRFKQLRQQEEAARALAGGENVKYDGALGLSLPGDDGQTQDKPPSSPVPQPISGLAPGTVSGVNAGPSAISEEKVDWDLWQSVVCEGPTAVARTSAEELNKAIATGIPSAIRGVVWQVLADSKNDDLELVYKDLATRGTDKSKDRNSHSTTASSLSNGNLSVHSGDAVASSASSINSDNSGNGPSSPPNEKNAEAILKAQAAAAAEKKRKDKEDAASLQKLEKTIRRDLGARTSYSKYAAAAGLQEGLFGVCKAYALFDEGVGYAQGMNFLIMPLLFNMPEQEAFCLLVRLMNHYKLRDLFIQDMPGLHMHLYQFERLLEDFEPALYCHLHRKGISPHLYATQWFLTLFAYRFPLQLVLRIYDLIFSEGLSAILRFGIVLMQKNASILLGLSDMQQLTTYLKDKLFDVYIDKDPSQGSLLENGFFGSSSSSMDKEVYRADQLVKDACEVHITPEMLKAYSTEWEEKTKAEKDRENELMELRSANHNISIRLRKMEERVEACDREQADLATELVHTKVENQELKDENDSMRGQVRELKIVIEKQPMEFEEKWKLERDDLMKRNMHVHEENQRLEKELGELEEELVQTKLRYAEINSQHETLNRKWTDLKRQFA; this is encoded by the exons ATGTCGCAACCGCAGGAAGTCGCTTCGCCTGTGATCGAATCGCACACCGGTCCCGATCCCGTTCCAGAGATAAAGAAGCAAGAGAAGCAGGAAACACAGGACACAGGAGAGAAGCACGATGCACCAGAAGTACAGGGGAAGAAGGATATACCAGAGACACCAGACAAGCAAGAAATACCGGTTGAGATGGAGGACAAACCGGACAAGGAAGAGACCAATGAAAAGCCCGACGAGAGAACAGAGAGGCTTGAAACGAAGCTTGAGGAAAAGCTTGAAGACAAGTTTGAAGATAGTAGCGAGGACGACTCTGACGATGACACTGAAAAAAAGCAACATCAGACAGTGAATGAGAGGCCAGAGGAGAAGCCAGAGGAGAAGCCAGAGGAGAAGCCAGAGGAGAAGCCAGAGGAGAAGCCAGAGGAGAAGCCATCGCAGACCGATACCAACATCAAGAGACTCTCGTCTGGCATGGAGTCTGACGACAGTGTGTCG GCATCCGACGCAGACGATAAGTTTGAAGATGCTGTAGCGCAATCCCCTACACGTTCACTTACCAAACGAACCATCTCGCATGTCAAAGCTCCCAGCAGTTCAACAGAAGAGCAAGCTGATCGGCGGTCTGAGGAGTCGTACACTCGAGAGGATATCCAGGAGCCCAGTTTCGCCAAACACAAGGCAACTGCCTCTGAGTCTGGTAGCATTGCAAGCAGCATCCAAGAAAGGCAATCGCGACGGAAACCATCAGTGGCCTCATCGCGTATCTCCAGCACATTGAATCTGGATAATGTCAGCCTTGACGACGATACGCCCCCATCTCCAT TACCAAAAGACCTCCCGCCAAAGCCAAGCAGCAAAACAATTTCACTGAATAGCATCTCTCTCCCTTCTATGCCATGGTCGCCTGCCGCGGAGCCTGCAAAAAGCCCAGTGCCACCGACAGCTACACTTGCGCCTTCCCCACCGGTGCCTCAGCCTCCGCCACCACCTAGTCGAAAGCTAACAAGCCCCTTCTCTTGGCTTTCTCGAAGCTCgagtaaagaaagagaacctCCCCTCCCACCGCCTCCTACTGGTCGAAGAAACACAGgtggttctattgctacccTCGCCAGCAACCCCGAAATGATGCTGAGTCGACtcgaggaagagaaggacgGAGACTCGCTAACTGGCGATCCTGTCCAACGGGTAACTTTGCAAGACAGGTTCAAGCAACTAAGACAACAAGAAGAGGCTGCTCGTGCGTTGGCAGGCGGCGAGAATGTCAAATATGACGGGGCACTTGGCCTTAGTTTGCCTGGCGATGATGGACAAACTCAAGACAAACCCCCGTCGTCTCCTGTCCCGCAGCCCATTTCTGGCCTAGCGCCAGGTACAGTTTCCGGGGTTAACGCCGGCCCCTCTGCCATTTCAGAGGAGAAAGTCGACTGGGACTTGTGGCAATCTGTTGTTTGTGAAGGGCCAACTGCTGTGGCTCGCACAAGCGCCGAGGAACTCAACAAAGCGATTGCAACCGGCATTCCTAGCGCCATCCGCGGTGTTGTATGGCAGGTGCTGGCTGACAGTAAGAATGACGATCTCGAATTAGTATACAAAGATTTGGCGACCCGAGGCACAGATAAGAGCAAGGACCGCAACAGTCACAGCACAACCGCCAGCTCGTTAAGTAACGGAAACCTTAGTGTTCACAGCGGAGATGCCGTTGCGTCTTCCGCTTCCTCCATTAACTCAGACAATTCAGGCAATGGTCCGTCTTCTCCTCCAAACGAGAAGAATGCAGAGGCAATCCTGAAGGCTCAAGCTGCGGCCGCGGCTGAGAAAAAGCGAAAGGACAAAGAGGATGCTGCTTCGTTGCAAAAACTTGAAAAGACGATTCGTCGTGATCTTGGTGCTCGCACAAGCTATTCTAAGTATGCAGCTGCTGCCGGGCTTCAAGAGGGCCTGTTTGGTGTCTGCAAAGCATATGCTCTGTTCGACGAAGGTGTTGGATATGCCCAAGGCATGAACTTCCTTATCATGCCTTTGTTATTCAAC ATGCCCGAGCAAGAAGCTTTCTGTCTTTTGGTGCGGTTGATGAACCACTACAAGCTACGAGATCTTTTCATCCAGGATATGCCTGGGTTGCACATGCATCTTTATCAGTTTGAGCGCCTGTTGGAAGACTTTGAGCCAGCACTCTACTGCCATCTCCACCGAAAGGGGATTTCGCCTCACCTTTACGCTACGCAGTGGTTCTTGACGCTCTTTGCCTATCGATTCCCCCTCCAATTGGTTCTCCGCATTTATGATTTGATCTTCTCCGAGGGCCTGTCGGCGATCTTGCGCTTTGGTATTGTTCTCATGCAGAAGAATGCCAGCATCCTCCTAGGGTTGTCTGATATGCAGCAGCTCACCACATACTTGAAGGATAAGCTCTTTGACGTGTATATCGACAAGGATCCCAGCCAGGGCAGCCTTCTGGAGAATGGATTCTTTGGAAGTTCAAGTTCCAGTATGGATAAAGAAGTCTACCGTGCAGACCAGCTCGTCAAAGATGCTTGTGAAGTCCATATCACCCCAGAGATGCTCAAAGCCTATAGCACTGAATGGGAAGAGAAGACCAAGGCCGAGAAAGACCGCGAGAATGAACTCATGGAACTTCGTTCAGCCAATCACAACATTTCTATCAGGCTCCGGAAGATGGAGGAGAGAGTTGAAGCTTGCGATCGTGAACAGGCCGATCTAGCAACAGAACTTGTGCATACCAAGGTTGAAAACCAGGAGCTCAAGGATGAGAATGATAGCATGCGAGGCCAGGTCCGCGAGTTGAAGATTGTCATCGAGAAGCAACCGATGGAATTCGAAGAAAAATGGAAACTCGAGCGTGATGATTTGATGAAACGCAATATGCATGTCCATGAGGAGAACCAGAGACTGGAGAAGGAACTGGGCGAACTAGAAGAAGAGTTGGTTCAGACCAAGCTGCGATATGCAGAG ATCAACTCTCAGCACGAGACCCTCAACCGCAAGTGGACTGACTTGAAACGTCAGTTTGCATAG